Proteins from one Halogeometricum sp. S1BR25-6 genomic window:
- the asnB gene encoding asparagine synthase (glutamine-hydrolyzing) — translation MSGLVVLFDREDRISNDRIEAMLDSIDHRGPDGRISWRDEQVALGHQQLQSTPESRYDQQPYRDGEHLIVADARVDNRDELADRLSIEAPLTRMPDSHLLLSAYRKWGAQCVNHIVGSFAFVIWDTDAKTLFCARDRFGVKPIYYYEEDGLLAVASEIKALLTLPFVSIEVNDIAIGDFLVGLFEDKERTFYQEIRRLPPAHVKVINDERATERQYWDLNPHRTLTLESDAAYERRFRDLFEQAVSCRLRTEGRPGTSLSGGLDSSSITVTARNDLPDDQLLHTFSNVYDQAPTSDEREFIEAVSCRDGVESHYVFLDDVGSFGDRECMEQQYDRPPHDPMHHAIWERSKRANEVDVDVLLEGALGDSAAGYGLGLLPELLRTGRWRRLLRETRAMGEVTGAPAKHLLIRHAAKPLIPSWTKRMNARLRGNPVLEAAENPALNTRYARRIGVRKRLKQRDSVSVLRETARRRQYRSLLDGRMTASLETADLAAAQFGIEPRYPFTDVRLVEFSLAIPATQQLSDGWTRSILRRALADLLPEKIRARPWKTDMSEAFWNSLALEDDLIQRLLLETEQSTDYFDDAELRAAYERFSTDPNTQDAQVLWRALSLFTWFRSHKNRTGEESAASESL, via the coding sequence GTGAGCGGACTCGTCGTGTTATTTGATCGTGAGGACAGGATATCGAACGATCGGATAGAGGCGATGCTAGATAGTATCGACCATCGCGGACCCGACGGTCGAATCTCGTGGCGCGACGAACAGGTCGCCCTCGGACACCAACAACTACAGTCAACACCCGAATCTCGGTACGATCAGCAACCCTATCGCGATGGCGAACATCTCATCGTAGCTGATGCCCGAGTCGATAATCGAGACGAACTTGCTGATCGATTATCGATCGAAGCGCCGCTCACACGGATGCCTGATAGTCATCTCCTCCTTTCAGCGTATCGAAAATGGGGGGCGCAGTGCGTCAACCACATTGTTGGGTCGTTCGCGTTCGTGATCTGGGACACGGATGCCAAAACGTTGTTCTGTGCCAGAGATCGGTTTGGCGTCAAACCCATCTACTACTACGAAGAAGACGGTCTCCTTGCAGTCGCATCCGAGATAAAAGCGCTTCTCACACTCCCGTTCGTCTCAATCGAAGTCAATGACATAGCGATCGGGGACTTTCTCGTCGGCTTGTTTGAGGATAAGGAGCGGACGTTCTATCAAGAGATCAGACGACTGCCGCCAGCGCACGTGAAAGTGATCAACGACGAACGGGCAACAGAACGGCAGTATTGGGATCTCAACCCCCACAGAACTCTTACGCTAGAATCCGACGCAGCATACGAACGTCGGTTTCGTGACCTGTTCGAGCAGGCAGTGAGCTGTCGACTCCGAACCGAGGGAAGGCCAGGCACATCACTCAGCGGTGGCCTCGATTCGTCGTCGATTACGGTCACCGCGCGGAACGATCTTCCGGACGATCAACTCCTACACACCTTCTCAAACGTGTATGACCAAGCACCGACGAGTGACGAACGGGAGTTTATCGAAGCGGTCTCTTGTCGCGATGGAGTTGAATCGCACTACGTGTTTCTCGACGATGTCGGATCGTTTGGAGATAGAGAGTGCATGGAACAGCAATATGACAGACCACCACACGACCCCATGCACCATGCCATCTGGGAGCGGTCGAAACGCGCCAACGAAGTTGATGTGGACGTCTTGCTTGAGGGGGCCTTGGGCGACAGTGCAGCAGGATACGGATTAGGGTTGCTTCCGGAGTTACTCCGGACAGGCCGGTGGCGTCGCCTACTTCGGGAGACGAGAGCGATGGGAGAAGTCACTGGTGCACCAGCCAAGCATCTATTGATTCGACACGCCGCAAAACCGCTAATTCCAAGCTGGACAAAGCGAATGAACGCACGACTACGAGGAAATCCAGTGCTTGAAGCGGCCGAGAATCCCGCACTCAACACAAGATATGCCCGACGGATAGGGGTTCGAAAGCGATTGAAACAGCGGGATTCAGTCTCGGTACTCCGAGAAACAGCCCGGCGGCGACAGTATCGATCGCTCCTTGACGGACGGATGACCGCGAGCCTAGAGACAGCAGACTTAGCAGCCGCTCAGTTTGGTATCGAACCTCGCTACCCGTTCACAGACGTACGTTTAGTAGAGTTTTCGCTGGCGATTCCGGCGACTCAACAGCTCTCAGATGGATGGACCCGCTCGATACTTCGTCGAGCGCTTGCGGACCTGCTGCCAGAGAAAATCCGAGCCCGACCTTGGAAGACGGATATGAGCGAAGCATTCTGGAATTCGCTTGCATTAGAGGACGATCTGATTCAGCGGCTGCTCCTTGAGACTGAGCAATCGACGGACTACTTTGATGATGCCGAGCTACGAGCAGCTTACGAGCGGTTTAGCACAGATCCAAATACGCAAGATGCGCAAGTGCTATGGCGAGCGCTTTCGCTGTTCACCTGGTTTAGATCACACAAAAACCGGACGGGTGAAGAGAGCGCAGCGTCTGAAAGCCTGTGA
- a CDS encoding lasso peptide biosynthesis B2 protein — protein sequence MSKLSTFLSYRTGDQIRLLSAVGLLLSLPTVVSTAQFARTRTRLLWMSERVGRLVPGNPTPERIVQTIEVVDRALPGERTCLVRSLTAETLLRLYDYRPIHRIGVEKESDQVKAHSWLEHQGEILIGDLDDLSRYEALPPLNDGGTL from the coding sequence ATGTCGAAGTTATCGACCTTTCTTTCATACCGTACCGGAGATCAGATCCGACTACTGAGCGCAGTAGGTCTACTTCTCTCTTTACCGACCGTAGTGTCTACCGCCCAGTTTGCTCGAACACGAACGCGATTGCTGTGGATGTCCGAGAGGGTGGGACGACTCGTCCCTGGAAATCCTACGCCAGAGCGGATCGTACAGACTATCGAAGTCGTCGACCGGGCACTCCCGGGAGAGCGAACCTGTCTCGTCCGCTCTCTTACGGCTGAAACGCTACTTCGACTATACGACTACCGACCAATACATCGGATTGGTGTGGAGAAAGAGAGCGATCAAGTGAAAGCCCACAGTTGGCTCGAACATCAAGGAGAGATACTCATTGGAGACTTAGACGATCTTTCTCGCTATGAAGCACTACCACCGCTTAATGATGGAGGAACCTTGTGA
- a CDS encoding antitoxin VapB family protein: MSLFEPLSIFPRWIRLILGVYVRIHMGTKSVRLDDDVYERVKAHKREDETISEAIDRLIGTPSLHELGGILDDDRVDEMRKTIEDADEEDAAEVEELAERFK, encoded by the coding sequence TTGAGCCTGTTTGAGCCACTCTCGATCTTTCCGAGATGGATAAGACTGATACTTGGAGTATACGTCCGTATACACATGGGGACGAAATCGGTTCGACTTGACGACGACGTCTACGAGCGGGTGAAAGCACACAAGCGAGAGGACGAAACGATTTCAGAGGCTATCGACCGGCTCATCGGCACGCCGTCGCTTCACGAACTCGGTGGGATTCTTGACGACGATCGGGTCGACGAGATGCGGAAGACAATCGAAGACGCCGACGAGGAGGACGCAGCGGAGGTTGAAGAGCTTGCGGAGCGGTTCAAATGA
- a CDS encoding MarR family transcriptional regulator, producing MRRPHVDWMTRADDAILEFLQNEGNRRLVATPGVIEANIGYTLSTVNQRLKKLKTAGLVEYHDEERGLYEISEHGKAYLSGTIDATELDVEEFS from the coding sequence ATGAGACGGCCGCACGTTGACTGGATGACTCGTGCGGACGATGCGATTCTGGAGTTTTTGCAGAATGAAGGCAACCGACGGTTAGTCGCAACTCCAGGTGTGATTGAAGCGAACATCGGGTACACCCTCTCAACTGTGAATCAGCGGCTCAAGAAGCTCAAAACGGCCGGTCTAGTGGAGTACCATGACGAAGAGCGAGGGTTGTACGAGATTTCGGAGCACGGGAAAGCCTACCTGTCCGGCACAATCGATGCGACCGAACTCGACGTTGAGGAGTTCTCTTAG
- a CDS encoding PqqD family protein: protein MQDELKSGTVVATDDSLSTEIDGETVILQAEEGKYFGLNDVGTFIWEAVQQPRTVEEVYEAVTAEYDVEYERCQSDVDALLSDLLEKDLVQIKPDSST from the coding sequence ATGCAAGACGAACTGAAATCCGGGACGGTGGTGGCTACAGACGACAGTCTCTCTACGGAAATCGACGGAGAGACTGTGATACTACAGGCGGAAGAGGGCAAATACTTCGGTCTGAACGATGTGGGGACATTCATCTGGGAGGCAGTTCAGCAGCCTCGAACGGTAGAAGAAGTATACGAGGCGGTGACGGCAGAGTACGACGTCGAATACGAACGCTGTCAGAGTGACGTTGACGCGCTCCTCTCGGACTTACTGGAGAAAGACCTCGTTCAGATTAAACCCGACAGCTCAACCTAG
- a CDS encoding Cdc6/Cdc18 family protein: protein MVEENPYETMVASVFDDRDVLTESHQPEIVPRRAEEIRQYAHFLRPATNGNTPDNIMVYGDTGLGKTVVTKHIMELTVDEAENNGNVLSVIIEDCNNDSAFSYTREIVNRLRDDDEKDFPKRGLSTADAMDALYEELNKLEGTVILVADEIDHMDGVDSFLYEMSRAESTGDLDEVKLGIVGISNDYSFRRTLSAKTSGSFAEHELNFGPYDAEDLRHILEERAVDAFRDGTLDEAVIPKCAALAARDKGDARQALDLLKMSGIVANEHNREQVAVEHVDEAKRRVERGKVAERVDDLTDHQRNIIVAIANAEVQERSPVRTKEIYSLYSAVCERRGDEPLSTIRSVREHLKKLEMRGFLTQIEHNNGRGGGKYHTYELSMKPQLVFDVVRTGDE, encoded by the coding sequence ATGGTTGAAGAGAATCCGTATGAGACGATGGTGGCATCGGTATTTGATGACCGAGACGTACTCACCGAGTCACACCAACCAGAGATAGTCCCACGACGAGCTGAGGAAATCAGACAGTACGCTCATTTCCTCCGTCCTGCCACGAACGGGAACACGCCGGACAATATCATGGTCTACGGTGATACCGGCTTGGGAAAAACTGTCGTCACGAAACATATTATGGAGCTGACGGTCGATGAAGCGGAGAACAACGGAAACGTACTCTCTGTAATCATTGAGGACTGCAACAACGACAGTGCGTTCTCCTACACGCGGGAAATCGTGAATCGCCTCCGTGATGATGACGAGAAGGACTTCCCCAAACGCGGGCTGTCTACCGCCGATGCGATGGATGCACTCTACGAGGAGCTAAACAAGCTCGAAGGTACAGTCATTCTGGTTGCAGACGAGATCGACCACATGGATGGTGTCGACAGCTTCCTCTATGAGATGTCTCGTGCGGAATCGACGGGTGACCTCGACGAAGTGAAACTCGGTATCGTCGGAATCTCAAACGACTACAGCTTTCGCCGTACGCTCTCTGCAAAAACGAGTGGGTCATTCGCAGAACACGAGTTGAATTTCGGACCGTACGACGCTGAAGATCTGCGTCATATCCTCGAAGAACGCGCCGTGGATGCATTTAGAGATGGAACACTCGATGAAGCGGTTATCCCAAAGTGTGCAGCACTGGCAGCGAGAGACAAAGGCGATGCACGCCAGGCGCTCGATCTGTTGAAGATGAGCGGCATCGTCGCGAATGAACACAACCGAGAACAGGTGGCTGTCGAGCACGTGGACGAAGCCAAGCGACGTGTCGAACGCGGCAAAGTCGCAGAGCGGGTTGATGATCTCACCGATCACCAGCGGAACATCATCGTCGCCATCGCAAATGCAGAGGTACAAGAGCGTTCACCGGTACGAACAAAGGAAATTTACTCTCTGTATTCTGCGGTCTGTGAACGACGTGGTGACGAGCCTCTGTCGACTATCCGAAGCGTCCGCGAGCATCTCAAGAAACTTGAGATGCGCGGCTTTCTCACGCAGATCGAGCACAACAACGGACGCGGTGGTGGGAAGTACCACACGTACGAGTTATCGATGAAGCCACAGCTCGTCTTCGATGTAGTCCGGACAGGTGATGAGTAA
- a CDS encoding nucleotidyltransferase domain-containing protein has translation MTMPGSPAGKILFYIVQSAGGSDNADKHIHKIACEDPDWERILPLAASHGLTSHLRESIKPVQSKIPEKVYQSLESQYRMNGVKNLQHTEELHSVLEAFKESGIQAIPYKGPVLSEFAYGDLNARWFKDLDVLVRQQDLARAREILREAGYEQTNAREIPLQKLVDESFFRWERELRFENENENIQIELRPQFTGGNASNARVVTDLWKRRTPLTVGGRTLQALSPEDRALLLLTHGSKHGWARLSWVCDIAALFHRDIEWETVLTRAEGYGWKTAVLFGLSVTAELAKVEIPEKVKEEVQNCRRATIGTSIASRLFQYDPTGESLDLEPWTVVFFLNDTLRGSFKELIDVLFAPRKVDVKFFPLPPKLYPLYYLIRPFKLIPKLLKKLKR, from the coding sequence ATGACAATGCCAGGGAGTCCGGCTGGAAAAATCTTATTCTACATCGTACAGTCAGCCGGAGGATCTGACAATGCAGACAAGCACATTCACAAGATAGCATGCGAAGATCCAGATTGGGAGCGGATACTCCCACTGGCAGCTAGTCACGGACTGACTTCACATCTCCGTGAATCAATCAAGCCCGTTCAATCAAAAATCCCGGAGAAAGTCTACCAGAGCCTTGAATCCCAATATCGAATGAATGGGGTGAAAAATCTACAGCATACCGAAGAACTACACAGCGTCTTAGAGGCTTTCAAAGAGAGCGGTATTCAAGCTATTCCGTACAAAGGACCAGTCCTCTCCGAGTTCGCCTACGGGGATCTGAACGCTCGATGGTTCAAGGACCTCGATGTCCTCGTCAGACAACAAGATCTCGCACGCGCCCGAGAAATTCTACGAGAAGCAGGCTATGAACAAACGAATGCTCGCGAGATTCCCTTACAGAAACTAGTTGACGAGTCATTTTTCAGATGGGAACGGGAGCTTAGGTTTGAGAATGAGAACGAGAATATTCAAATCGAGCTCCGACCACAGTTCACGGGCGGCAATGCCTCAAATGCACGGGTCGTGACGGATCTCTGGAAACGACGAACACCACTCACAGTTGGTGGACGAACATTACAAGCGTTGTCACCAGAGGACAGAGCGCTGTTACTCCTCACCCATGGCTCGAAACACGGTTGGGCGCGGCTCTCATGGGTCTGTGATATCGCAGCGCTCTTTCACCGCGACATTGAATGGGAAACGGTCCTCACGCGGGCAGAGGGATACGGTTGGAAAACTGCGGTCCTATTCGGACTCAGTGTAACCGCTGAGCTCGCTAAGGTGGAAATTCCAGAGAAGGTCAAGGAAGAGGTACAGAACTGCAGACGAGCGACAATTGGTACAAGCATTGCGTCAAGACTGTTCCAATACGATCCAACTGGAGAGAGCTTAGATCTTGAACCATGGACTGTTGTCTTCTTCCTCAATGATACGCTCAGGGGGTCGTTCAAAGAGCTCATCGATGTTCTTTTCGCCCCCCGGAAAGTGGATGTCAAGTTCTTCCCGCTTCCTCCCAAACTGTATCCTCTGTACTATCTGATTCGGCCGTTCAAGCTCATCCCGAAACTACTTAAGAAGCTCAAGAGATAG
- a CDS encoding RNA-guided endonuclease InsQ/TnpB family protein, with translation MEVIRTVKVKLDVPTERCDDLHQTKNQFLHCANTTAEWAWRYPNDYCVTSKQKAEKALYERLRNETELTANLVQKGIRRAIEATKSGVARLKKGDNTSQPHFDAWSVVYDKRSATFHRDHVSLSTVNGRVECDYVLPDNSEGTPIGEYLLNEDYEFRMSTLQYDRPAESFYLHARMRRTTDEQEQSTTDSSDVHQTESDAAHQNANRSEDAKHRTVLGVDLNVDGSLAVTSTGAFIGNADEMNHRRREFEKTRGSMQQAGTRSAHLSIQSMNDREHRWMQDELHRASNQILEDARVHDCTHIAFENLTDIRKQMAGAKRFHAWAFRRLYQYVEYEAEMFGVEVEQVSPAYTSQRCSSCGFTHENNRRSKHQFVCQKCEYELNADYNASKNIARKLLKKLHSGQMSPSGGAPRQCALTSGTLNLNGDFHAYSVTESEGESTDKPTTSVVGY, from the coding sequence ATGGAGGTGATTCGCACCGTCAAAGTCAAACTCGACGTACCCACAGAGCGGTGCGACGACCTCCATCAGACCAAGAATCAGTTTCTCCACTGTGCGAACACCACCGCAGAGTGGGCGTGGAGATACCCGAACGACTACTGTGTGACCTCGAAACAGAAAGCCGAGAAAGCCCTCTACGAGCGACTTCGCAACGAGACGGAGTTGACTGCAAATCTCGTCCAGAAGGGGATTCGGCGTGCTATCGAGGCCACCAAAAGTGGTGTCGCCCGACTCAAGAAAGGCGACAACACCAGCCAACCACATTTCGATGCGTGGAGCGTCGTCTACGACAAGCGTTCCGCAACGTTCCACCGCGACCACGTTTCCCTCTCAACGGTAAACGGTCGCGTCGAGTGTGACTACGTGCTTCCCGACAACTCAGAGGGAACACCGATTGGTGAGTATCTACTGAACGAGGACTACGAGTTTCGTATGTCTACGTTGCAGTACGACCGACCCGCAGAGTCGTTCTACCTCCACGCACGGATGCGCCGAACCACGGACGAGCAAGAGCAGTCCACAACTGATTCTTCCGACGTTCATCAGACGGAGTCTGATGCAGCCCATCAGAACGCGAATCGTTCTGAGGACGCCAAGCACAGAACAGTCCTTGGCGTTGACCTGAACGTGGACGGCTCGCTCGCCGTGACTTCCACTGGCGCGTTCATCGGGAACGCAGACGAGATGAACCATCGACGCCGAGAGTTCGAGAAGACTCGTGGGTCGATGCAACAGGCAGGAACGCGGTCGGCACACCTGTCGATTCAGTCGATGAACGACCGCGAACACCGCTGGATGCAGGACGAACTCCACCGTGCCTCGAACCAGATTCTCGAAGACGCCCGCGTCCATGACTGTACGCACATCGCCTTCGAGAATCTGACCGACATTCGTAAGCAGATGGCCGGTGCAAAGCGATTCCATGCGTGGGCGTTCCGACGCCTCTACCAGTACGTCGAATACGAAGCCGAGATGTTCGGCGTCGAGGTTGAGCAGGTGAGTCCTGCGTACACGTCTCAGCGGTGTTCATCGTGCGGGTTTACACACGAGAACAACAGACGGTCGAAACACCAGTTCGTGTGTCAGAAGTGCGAGTACGAACTGAACGCAGACTACAACGCGAGCAAGAACATCGCTCGTAAACTGCTCAAGAAACTCCACTCGGGGCAGATGTCTCCGAGTGGAGGCGCACCCCGTCAGTGTGCGCTAACGTCAGGGACGCTGAACCTGAACGGCGATTTCCACGCCTACTCCGTTACGGAGTCAGAAGGGGAGTCCACTGACAAGCCCACGACTTCAGTCGTGGGTTACTGA
- a CDS encoding PIN domain-containing protein — translation MILDTAFILDLIDNLPEAHEKLDELESDGAVLKLPTMVLLELYIGIEAHTGPKEEKKIRRILSGVPRVDMNSRIAERTGRMIGALDPSTYKRKKGDAVIAATAAVKGEPVVTRNVDDFERYGVEVEKY, via the coding sequence ATGATTCTCGATACAGCGTTCATTCTGGACCTAATTGATAACCTTCCCGAAGCACACGAAAAACTGGACGAGTTGGAGAGCGACGGGGCCGTTTTGAAACTCCCGACGATGGTCCTACTGGAGTTGTATATCGGAATCGAGGCCCACACTGGTCCGAAGGAGGAGAAAAAGATTCGTCGGATTCTGAGTGGAGTCCCCCGCGTCGACATGAATTCTCGAATCGCCGAGAGAACCGGCCGCATGATCGGAGCACTGGACCCGTCGACGTACAAGCGTAAGAAGGGGGACGCAGTCATCGCGGCGACGGCCGCCGTTAAGGGCGAACCCGTTGTTACTCGAAACGTGGACGACTTCGAACGGTACGGCGTTGAAGTCGAAAAATACTGA
- a CDS encoding HTH domain-containing protein: MSRDRDNEGKFTELTTSEAVLKILDESSDPVMTAKEIADELEVSRDTVGRKLAQLAEKGEVEQKKVGARAVVWWTKT, translated from the coding sequence ATGAGCCGAGACCGCGACAATGAGGGAAAGTTCACTGAACTCACGACTTCAGAAGCGGTGCTAAAGATACTGGACGAGTCAAGCGACCCAGTGATGACAGCGAAGGAGATAGCTGACGAACTAGAGGTTTCTCGTGATACGGTCGGACGGAAGTTAGCCCAGCTTGCAGAAAAGGGGGAAGTTGAGCAAAAGAAAGTCGGAGCAAGAGCCGTCGTGTGGTGGACGAAAACCTAA
- a CDS encoding glycosyltransferase family 4 protein, translating into MRIGFISNVVHPFVTGGAQKRIHEIGTRLADNGHDVTIYGRHYWDGPKQAKYGNLRLQAVAPSADLYTDDRRSITEALDFSARSLRPLSERLRANEHDLVVTSVFPFFPVLSSKLAALGTNTPVVTTWHEVWRDYWEGYLGPLAPFGKTIEQLTARVPQYPIAVSGITADRLAEIGPSRDRIEVVPNGIDVEKIRNAPLPEKSYDVLFAGRLIEDKNVALLLEAFDTIAERHDATLGIIGDGPEMDRLQKQAATLADQIEFLGFLDDYEDVLGHMRAARVFASPSTREGFGITFAEAMAADCTVIAAQHPESAASEVIGDAGYLVEPTVDAIADQLDAALDGDRPPQDPLERAGKYDWDAVAEQAETVYQRAIDGRW; encoded by the coding sequence ATGCGAATCGGGTTCATTTCGAATGTTGTCCATCCCTTCGTCACTGGAGGCGCACAAAAGCGTATCCACGAAATCGGAACGCGCCTCGCAGACAACGGACACGACGTGACAATTTACGGTCGACACTATTGGGACGGCCCTAAGCAAGCCAAGTACGGGAACCTACGCCTACAAGCAGTCGCCCCCAGCGCTGACCTTTATACTGATGACAGGCGTTCAATTACTGAGGCGCTTGACTTCTCGGCACGATCCCTAAGGCCACTCTCGGAACGACTTCGAGCCAACGAACACGATCTCGTTGTCACCTCCGTCTTCCCCTTCTTCCCCGTCCTCTCCTCAAAGCTTGCCGCACTCGGAACGAACACACCAGTCGTGACGACGTGGCACGAAGTGTGGCGCGACTACTGGGAGGGGTACCTTGGTCCTCTCGCCCCGTTCGGAAAGACGATAGAACAGCTCACGGCCCGCGTTCCACAGTATCCGATTGCTGTTTCGGGAATCACGGCTGACCGACTCGCTGAAATCGGCCCGAGTAGAGACCGTATCGAGGTCGTGCCAAACGGCATTGATGTCGAAAAAATCCGAAATGCACCACTTCCGGAGAAGAGCTACGATGTCTTGTTTGCTGGCCGCCTCATCGAAGACAAGAACGTCGCTCTTCTCTTAGAGGCCTTCGACACTATCGCCGAACGTCACGATGCTACGCTCGGTATCATCGGTGACGGACCGGAGATGGACCGTCTTCAGAAGCAGGCTGCCACCCTCGCCGATCAGATCGAGTTCCTCGGGTTCCTCGACGACTACGAGGACGTCCTCGGACACATGCGCGCCGCTCGAGTGTTCGCCTCACCGTCGACGCGCGAGGGATTCGGAATCACGTTCGCCGAGGCGATGGCGGCCGACTGTACTGTAATCGCTGCACAGCATCCCGAGTCCGCAGCGAGCGAGGTAATCGGTGATGCGGGCTATCTCGTCGAGCCGACAGTGGACGCAATCGCAGACCAACTAGACGCCGCGCTAGACGGCGATCGACCGCCACAGGACCCACTCGAACGTGCCGGGAAATACGACTGGGATGCTGTCGCCGAGCAGGCAGAAACGGTGTATCAGCGTGCAATCGACGGTCGGTGGTGA
- a CDS encoding ABC transporter ATP-binding protein translates to MVTDSILSVAKTSYITVDMNPELREKITAFYEAALFRPKLGLAIVALSFGTALLEGVGLGFLLPILELAQSTAPTSDANGVLGVFVQLYDFVGIPFTLEYLVLGVAGVMAVRFTLSFLTAWLRSVLSLSYQRELRQKLFNSFVYGPIEYIDEAGSDELLNSLITETNRSAGIVMAVFNLTEVVLRGLIYLVIAAVLSPALTLAAVIGLGVTTLSVRYVLEPAYAVGDEAADVNSRIQSVSQSTLQGMRDVRLFNMRTEVVDRMTDLLDGYVSAGVRLQRNQAALNSLNQLLNAFVVFGLVYVGFSFTGLSVAELGVFLFAVFRLSPVVNQVNNTLYHLDGQLPHFLRVRSRIQELSERTPESDGASQAIESVDSLTFDTVSFSYEEGERAIDDVSFSVERGQSIALVGPSGAGKSTIVSLLGQLHLPDSGRILADSTPISELAPEQWRERLAVVRQDPFLFSDTLWENVTVGNRDATQDEVERACAIARVTEFLPDLPNGYQTNLGEDGVRLSGGQQQRVAIARALLKDADVLVLDEATSELDSNIERDVYDGIASVEADYATISIAHRLSTINDADRIYTLVDGSVAEVGTHEQLLANDSTYAELYAIQS, encoded by the coding sequence ATGGTTACAGACAGTATTTTGTCTGTTGCCAAAACCTCGTACATTACCGTCGATATGAACCCAGAACTCCGAGAGAAAATCACAGCGTTCTATGAGGCAGCGCTGTTTCGTCCTAAACTCGGCCTCGCTATCGTTGCACTGAGTTTTGGTACTGCACTGCTGGAGGGTGTTGGACTCGGATTTCTTCTTCCGATTCTTGAGCTTGCGCAATCTACCGCTCCCACTAGTGACGCTAATGGTGTCTTAGGTGTCTTCGTACAGCTATACGATTTCGTCGGGATTCCGTTCACCTTAGAATACCTTGTTCTCGGCGTTGCGGGCGTTATGGCTGTCCGGTTCACACTCAGTTTCCTCACCGCGTGGCTTCGTTCTGTCCTCAGTTTGAGCTACCAGCGTGAGCTCCGACAGAAACTGTTCAATTCGTTCGTCTACGGTCCAATCGAGTATATTGATGAAGCCGGGTCAGACGAGCTTCTCAACAGTCTTATTACTGAAACGAATCGGTCCGCGGGAATCGTCATGGCTGTGTTCAACCTCACTGAAGTCGTTCTCCGTGGGTTGATCTATCTCGTCATCGCCGCCGTTCTCTCGCCAGCGTTGACACTCGCAGCAGTTATCGGCCTCGGAGTGACCACGCTTTCCGTACGGTATGTGCTTGAACCCGCATATGCCGTTGGCGACGAAGCCGCGGACGTGAACAGCCGCATTCAGTCTGTCTCGCAGTCTACGCTACAGGGAATGCGCGATGTTCGTCTGTTCAACATGCGAACCGAAGTGGTCGACCGGATGACTGACTTACTTGACGGATACGTCTCCGCTGGTGTCAGACTCCAACGGAATCAGGCGGCACTCAACAGTCTCAATCAACTGCTGAACGCATTCGTCGTCTTCGGCCTCGTCTACGTTGGATTCAGTTTCACCGGTCTCTCAGTGGCTGAACTGGGTGTTTTTCTCTTCGCCGTCTTTAGACTGTCTCCGGTCGTAAATCAAGTCAACAATACGCTCTACCACTTGGACGGACAGCTACCTCACTTCCTCCGGGTCCGCTCACGAATTCAGGAACTCTCCGAACGGACGCCTGAATCAGACGGCGCATCTCAAGCTATTGAATCGGTCGACTCTCTTACATTCGACACTGTGTCGTTCTCGTACGAGGAGGGTGAGCGGGCGATCGATGATGTTTCGTTTTCTGTTGAGCGGGGACAATCTATTGCGCTTGTTGGACCCTCTGGCGCAGGAAAATCGACCATCGTCTCGCTCCTCGGTCAACTTCACTTGCCGGATAGTGGTCGTATTCTTGCCGACAGCACTCCAATCAGTGAACTTGCTCCCGAGCAGTGGCGCGAACGCCTTGCAGTCGTACGCCAGGATCCCTTCCTTTTCAGCGATACACTCTGGGAGAACGTGACTGTCGGAAACCGTGATGCCACCCAAGACGAGGTTGAACGTGCCTGTGCTATCGCTCGAGTAACTGAGTTTCTGCCGGACCTTCCGAATGGCTACCAAACGAACCTCGGCGAAGATGGCGTACGACTCTCGGGTGGGCAGCAACAACGCGTTGCGATCGCTCGTGCACTCCTAAAGGATGCGGATGTATTGGTTTTAGACGAAGCGACCAGCGAACTCGATTCGAATATTGAACGGGATGTATACGACGGCATCGCCTCGGTCGAAGCAGACTACGCGACAATTAGTATCGCTCACCGACTCTCGACTATTAACGACGCTGACCGCATCTATACGCTCGTTGACGGCTCTGTCGCCGAGGTTGGGACACACGAACAGCTGTTAGCAAACGATTCGACCTATGCCGAACTGTACGCGATACAATCCTAA